The Drechmeria coniospora strain ARSEF 6962 chromosome 02, whole genome shotgun sequence genome has a segment encoding these proteins:
- a CDS encoding 26S protease regulatory subunit 7, whose protein sequence is MPSATGQNWEKYQKTFADDEVPEKKITPLTDEDIQVLKTYGAAPYGKSLKKLEKQIKEKQQSVDDKIGVKESDTGLAPPHMWDVAADRQRMAEEQPFQVARCTKIIEDEKGDESKKKYVINVKQIAKFVVQLGDRVSPTDIEEGMRVGVDRNKYQIMLPLPPKIDASVTMMTVEEKPDVTYGDVGGCKEQVEKLREVVEMPLLSPERFVNLGIDPPKGALLYGPPGTGKTLCARAVANRTDATFIRVIGSELVQKYVGEGARMVRELFEMARTKKACIIFFDEIDAVGGARFDDGAGGDNEVQRTMLELITQLDGFDARGNIKVMFATNRPSTLDPALMRPGRIDRKIEFSLPDLEGRANILRIHAKSMSVERDIRWELISRLCPNATGAELRSVCTEAGMFAIRARRKVASEKDFLSAVDKVIKGNLKFNSTATYMQYN, encoded by the exons ATCCAAGTGCTCAAGACGTACGGCGCGGCGCCTTACGGGAAGTCATTAAAGAAGCTGGAGAAGCAAATCAAGGAAAAGCAACAGAGCGTGGACGACAAGATTGGTGTCAAG GAGTCTGATACCGGTCTGGCGCCACCCCATATGTGGGATGTGGCGGCCGACCGGCAAAGAATGGCCGAGGAGCAACCGTTCCAGGTGGCGCGCTGCACCAAGAtcatcgaggacgagaagggCGACGAGTCCAAGAAGAAGTATGTCATCAACGTCAAGCAAATCGCCAAAttcgtcgtccagctcggAGACCGCGTCAGCCCGACGGACATCGAGGAAGGGATGCGAGTCGGTGTGGATAGGAACAAGTACCAGATCATGCTGCCCCTTCCCCCGAAGATCGATGCCAGCGTCACCATGATGACGGTCGAGGAGAAGCCCGACGTCACCTACGGCGACGTCGGAGGGTGCAAGGAGCAGGTGGAGAAGCTGAGGGAAGTCGTCGAGATGCCCTTGCTGTCTCCCGAGCGCTTCGTCAACCTGGGCATCGACCCGCCCAAGGGCGCCTTGCTCTACGGACCGCCGGGCACCGGCAAGACGCTCTGCGCGCGAGCCGTGGCCAACAGAACCGACGCCACCTTCATCCGAGTCATCGGCAGCGAGCTCGTCCAGAAAtacgtcggcgagggagccAGGATGGTGCGCGAGCTGTTCGAGATGGCGCGGACGAAGAAGGCGTGCATCATCTTCTTTGACGagatcgacgccgtcggcggtgcccgcttcgacgacggagccggcggcgacaacgAGGTGCAACGGACCATGCTCGAGCTCATCACccagctcgacggcttcgacgcccGAGGAAACATCAAGGTCATGTTTGCCACCAACAGACCGTCGACGCTCGATCCGGCTCTCATGCGGCCCGGCCGCATCGACAGGAAGATTGAGTTTTCCCTCCCCGACCTCGAGGGGCGGGCCAACATCCTGCGCATCCATGCCAAGAGCATGTCGGTCGAGCGAGACATTCGATGGGAGCTCATCTCGCGCCTGTGCCCCAACGCCACGGGCGCCGAGCTGCGCAGCGTGTGCACGGAAGCGGGCATGTTCGCCATCAGGGCGCGACGAAAGGTGGCGTCGGAGAAGGATTTCCTCAGCGCCGTGGACAAGGTCATCAAAGGCAACCTCAAGTTCaactcgacggcgacgtatATGCAATACAACTAA